One genomic region from Rhinoraja longicauda isolate Sanriku21f chromosome 34, sRhiLon1.1, whole genome shotgun sequence encodes:
- the dpp3 gene encoding dipeptidyl peptidase 3: MVDSQYILPNDIGISLLDCKDAFQLLSKEEKLYAHYVSRASWYGGLVVLLQTSPESPAIYVLLQKLFRAQPVHELQETATAVGVSCEEYQAFLVYAAGVYSNMGNYKSFGDTKFVPNLPQEKLKELVWQSKAFRKNPDEMERLWLVCGDLMFSLEDRQKQLGLGAKGITTYFSGNCDLEDAELAQKFLDFKGISAYNTRLFKTVGDDGKTVYEVRLASAMADDAPSKGELGNQCGLYEFEGVTFRVSRGDYSPLMKKVVESLEKAKDHASTPNVEKMLLHYNRSFNTGSIDAHKEGSKHWIRDEGPIVESYIGFIESYRDPYGSRGEFEGFVAMVNKDMSAKFTRLVASAEQLLPQLPWPQPFEKDRFLKPDFTSLDVLTFAGSGIPAGINIPNYDDIRQTVGFKNVSLGNVLAVAYFTQKEKLTFLEDHDKDLYIKWKSPSFEVQVGLHELLGHGSGKLFVQDHEGKFNFDTSLMNPETGEEIKSWYKQGESWDSKFSTIASTYEECRAECVGLYLCLNREILKIFSHEGADADDVIYINWLTMVRAGVLGLEFYTPETKKWRQAHMQARFVILRVLLEAGQGLVTVRQTTGSDGRPDAIITLDREKISTVGKTAIEAFLRKLQVYKSTADEGSGRALYSSYSQVTDGEPERYLTLRQTVLLRKESRKMFVQANTRIEGGDVQFRSYEASAAGLITSFVERFSEDGDELETCLQELSCRDSKHWGM, encoded by the exons ATGGTGGACTCCCAGTACATTCTGCCCAACGACATTGGCATCTCGCTGCTGGACTGCAAAGATGCCTTCCAGCTGCTGTCGAAGGAGGAGAAGCTGTACGCCCATTACGTCTCGCGCGCCTCGTGGTACGGGGGCCTGGTGGTGCTGCTGCAGACTTCTCCCGAGTCGCCCGCCATCTACGTGCTGCTACAGAAGCTGTTCCGGGCACAGCCCGTCCACGAGCTGCAGGAAACGGCCACAGCGGTGGGCGTGAGCTGCGAGGAATACCAG GCGTTCCTTGTTTATGCTGCCGGCGTTTATTCCAACATGGGCAACTACAAGTCTTTCGGAGACACCAAGTTTGTGCCTAACTTGCCACAG GAGAAGCTGAAGGAGTTGGTGTGGCAGAGCAAAGCCTTCCGGAAGAACCCGGACGAGATGGAACGGCTTTGGCTGGTCTGCGGGGACCTCATGTTCTCACTGGAGGATCGGCAAAAGCAGCTGGGCCTGGGAGCCAAG GGCATCACAACCTACTTCTCGGGGAACTGCGATCTGGAGGATGCTGAGTTGGCACAGAAATTCCTGGATTTCAAG GGCATCAGTGCTTACAACACCCGCCTGTTTAAGACAGTTGGGGACGATGGAAAAACAGTGTACGAGGTCAGGCTTGCCTCAGCCATGGCGGACG ATGCCCCTTCGAAGGGAGAGTTGGGCAACCAGTGCGGGCTTTACGAGTTTGAGGGTGTGACGTTCAGGGTGTCCCGGGGAGATTACTCCCCGCTGATGAAGAAGGTGGTGGAGAGTCTGGAGAAGGCCAAG GATCACGCCTCCACCCCCAACGTGGAGAAGATGCTGCTGCACTACAACCGCAGCTTCAACACCGGCTCCATCGACGCTCACAAGGAGGGGTCCAAGCACTGGATTCGGGATGAGGGGCCCATTGTGGAGAG TTACATCGGCTTCATTGAAAGTTACCGTGACCCGTATGGCTCCAGAGGGGAGTTTGAAG GGTTTGTGGCGATGGTGAACAAGGACATGAGTGCCAAGTTCACGCGGCTGGTGGCCTCCGCCGAGCAGCTGCTGCCCCAGCTGCCCTGGCCCCAGCCCTTCGAGAAGGACCGCTTCCTCAAGCCTGACTTCACCTCCCTCGACGTGCTGACCTTCGCCGGCAGTGGCATCCCAGCCGGCATCAACATCCCCAACT acgacGACATCCGCCAGACGGTGGGGTTTAAAAACGTCTCGCTCGGGAACGTGCTGGCAGTGGCCTACTTTACCCAGAAGGAGAAACTCACCTTCCTGGAGGATCACGACAAG GACCTGTACATCAAGTGGAAAAGCCCGTCCTTTGAGGTCCAGGTGGGCCTTCACGAACTGCTGGGCCACGGCAGCGGGAAGCTCTTTGTCCAG GACCACGAGGGCAAGTTCAACTTTGACACCAGCCTGATGAACCCGGAGACGGGCGAGGAG ATCAAGAGCTGGTACAAGCAGGGCGAGTCCTGGGACAGCAAGTTCTCCACCATAGCCTCAACCTACGAGGAGTGTCGGGCCGAGTGTGTGGGCTTGTACCTCTGCCTGAACCGAGAGATCCTGAA GATCTTCAGCCACGAGGGGGCGGACGCGGACGATGTGATCTACATTAACTGGCTGACCATGGTGCGGGCTGGAGTCTTGGGCCTGGAGTTCTACACCCCAGAGACCAAGAAATGGAGGCAG GCCCACATGCAGGCTCGCTTTGTCATCCTGCGGGTGCTGCTGGAAGCGGGCCAGGGCCTGGTCACCGTGCGGCAGACCACCGGCTCCGACGGCAGACCCGACGCCATCATCACCCTGGACCGGGAGAAGATCAGCACCGTGGGCAAGACCGCCATCGAGGCCTTCCTCAGGAAGCTGCAG GTGTACAAAAGCACTGCGGACGAGGGCTCGGGCCGGGCGCTGTACTCCAGCTACTCGCAGGTGACGGACGGGGAGCCAGAGCGCTACCTGACGCTGCGCCAAACCGTGCTGCTGCGCAAGGAGTCCCGCAAGATGTTTGTGCAAGCCAACACCCGCATCGAAG GTGGAGACGTCCAGTTCCGGAGCTACGAGGCCTCGGCAGCTGGGCTGATCACCTCCTTCGTCGAGCGgttctcggaggatggagacgaGCTGGAGACCTGCCTTCAGGAGCTGTCGTGCCGCGATTCCAAACACTGGGGAATGTGA